A single region of the Acidobacteriota bacterium genome encodes:
- a CDS encoding SurA N-terminal domain-containing protein yields the protein MKLATKFLLLGILTACAVSGYAQSSDAPPVDEVIARVNSAVIMRSTFEAAQKEQLEQLKNSGLKGTELEKKFNELKPRILDELINTQLLAQRAKDLSINVEPQVNQQFLRMMKENNCESKECLSQKMREAGYDIEEVTKLLTENFSREAVLWNEVQMKIYRSLTEKEKRDAYEKNKEFLTVPGEVSLSQIFIALGKDPSQSLLRAKEIVTQARSGSIEFVSLGERFSEDELCKKQKCSLGSAIKISELAPDIKAAVENAAVGTITDPIKLENGYYIFRVDQRKEPQLMPFEDENVQQRIGGYLVSQQAEQQVDVYLAKLREDAFIEIDPRFQFEGSKVKSAQIKHTAYSEENEKTRKKREKEEKRKAEEARKAATAAAAKESAKP from the coding sequence ATGAAGTTAGCGACTAAGTTTTTATTGCTGGGCATCTTGACGGCTTGCGCTGTTTCAGGGTACGCGCAGAGCAGCGATGCTCCGCCGGTTGACGAAGTGATCGCACGAGTCAATTCCGCCGTGATCATGCGTTCGACGTTTGAAGCGGCGCAGAAAGAGCAACTTGAACAGTTGAAGAATTCCGGACTGAAAGGCACTGAGCTGGAGAAAAAGTTCAACGAGTTGAAGCCTCGCATTCTGGACGAACTGATTAACACGCAATTGCTGGCGCAACGCGCCAAAGACCTGTCCATCAACGTCGAACCACAGGTAAACCAGCAGTTCCTGCGAATGATGAAGGAAAACAATTGCGAATCCAAAGAATGCCTGTCCCAGAAGATGCGCGAAGCCGGTTACGACATCGAAGAAGTGACCAAGTTATTGACGGAAAATTTTTCGCGGGAAGCGGTTCTGTGGAACGAAGTTCAGATGAAGATTTATCGCAGCCTGACCGAAAAGGAAAAACGCGATGCATACGAAAAGAACAAAGAATTCCTGACCGTCCCCGGTGAAGTTTCCCTGAGCCAGATTTTTATTGCACTTGGCAAAGACCCAAGCCAATCTCTGCTTCGCGCCAAGGAAATCGTGACGCAAGCGCGCTCAGGCTCCATCGAATTTGTGTCCCTGGGAGAACGGTTTTCCGAAGACGAACTTTGCAAAAAGCAAAAATGCAGTCTCGGATCAGCCATCAAAATTTCTGAGCTTGCCCCGGATATAAAAGCTGCCGTCGAAAATGCCGCTGTGGGAACAATTACCGATCCGATCAAACTGGAAAATGGCTATTACATTTTCCGCGTTGACCAGCGCAAAGAGCCTCAATTGATGCCTTTTGAGGACGAAAATGTACAACAAAGAATCGGCGGGTATCTGGTCAGCCAACAGGCCGAACAACAGGTTGACGTTTACCTTGCCAAGTTGCGCGAAGACGCTTTCATCGAAATTGATCCGCGTTTTCAGTTTGAAGGCAGCAAGGTAAAATCGGCGCAAATCAAACATACTGCGTATTCCGAAGAAAACGAAAAAACGAGAAAAAAACGAGAAAAAGAAGAGAAGAGGAAGGCTGAGGAAGCAAGGAAAGCGGCAACAGCAGCCGCCGCAAAAGAATCGGCAAAGCCTTGA
- a CDS encoding nucleotidyltransferase family protein has protein sequence MISGILLAAGESKRMQPAFKPLLKWGKRTVIGECVYQMRNSGLADIFVVLGHREAEIRSGLAGTGVQFVVNDEYQNGMLTSVKTGLAMLGPNTDAVLIALVDQPMIKTNLINKLIEAYGDGSKGIIIPTYNGKHGHPIIVSTNYVEEIMQLDEANPEGLKAFINAHKDDWLEVPVETSAVIEDMDTPEAYARLSKQAEPLYEYHKWHP, from the coding sequence ATGATTTCAGGAATTCTTTTGGCTGCTGGGGAATCCAAACGAATGCAACCGGCGTTCAAACCGTTGCTCAAATGGGGCAAGCGAACCGTGATCGGCGAATGTGTTTACCAGATGCGAAACTCCGGTTTGGCAGACATCTTCGTCGTGCTGGGCCACAGAGAAGCCGAGATTCGTTCCGGCCTGGCAGGGACAGGAGTTCAGTTTGTCGTTAATGACGAATATCAAAACGGCATGCTGACTTCCGTCAAAACCGGCCTGGCCATGCTTGGCCCAAATACAGACGCCGTGCTGATTGCGCTGGTGGATCAGCCGATGATTAAAACGAATTTGATCAACAAACTGATCGAAGCTTACGGTGACGGCAGCAAAGGCATCATCATTCCGACTTACAACGGCAAACACGGCCATCCAATTATCGTCAGCACAAATTATGTAGAAGAAATCATGCAACTTGACGAAGCCAATCCGGAAGGACTCAAGGCGTTCATCAACGCGCATAAAGACGATTGGCTGGAAGTGCCGGTTGAAACCTCTGCCGTCATCGAAGATATGGACACGCCGGAAGCGTACGCGCGGCTGAGCAAACAGGCTGAGCCGTTGTACGAATACCACAAATGGCATCCGTAA
- a CDS encoding beta-lactamase family protein, producing the protein MAVSLLVVLLMFSTLTQSQTPRNFAQVRREFKTFYEQGNRKNGIVGSSFMLIQDGQIIAQEFFGLASQEKQQPVDENTIYHWASITKTFTGIAIMQLRDRGLLKLEDPILKYVPELKAVHNPFGPMSEITIKHLMTHSAGFRAATWPWGGDKDWQPHEPTEWSQLVAMMPYTEILFKPGSKFSYSNLGIIFLGRVIEQLSGDSFEVYVDKNIFKPLEMYRSYFDTTPNFLLKNRSASYWLKEGKLSPARFDVDTGITVSNGGLNAPLPDMVKYLGFLLGDVRRQAMYDQVLKRASLEEMFQPQIPIASTEIVEPQGQNRKDAMGLCFFIEDNFNQHFIGHSGSQNGFISHFYIRPDTRMAYIVAFNTQVTATEKDSSQDTRRLDREIKDYVFQNIFPLFVKK; encoded by the coding sequence ATGGCAGTATCGTTGCTCGTTGTCCTGCTGATGTTTTCAACCCTAACTCAAAGCCAGACGCCCAGAAACTTCGCCCAGGTGCGGCGCGAATTCAAAACGTTTTACGAACAGGGAAACCGGAAAAACGGAATCGTCGGCAGCAGTTTTATGCTGATTCAAGACGGGCAAATCATTGCACAGGAATTTTTCGGACTCGCCAGCCAGGAAAAACAACAGCCGGTGGATGAAAACACGATTTACCATTGGGCTTCGATCACGAAGACTTTTACCGGAATTGCCATCATGCAGTTGCGGGATCGCGGATTGTTGAAACTGGAAGACCCGATCCTCAAATACGTTCCGGAATTGAAAGCCGTCCACAATCCTTTCGGACCGATGAGCGAAATCACCATCAAACATTTGATGACGCATTCGGCGGGGTTTCGCGCGGCGACTTGGCCCTGGGGCGGCGACAAAGATTGGCAACCCCACGAACCAACGGAATGGTCGCAACTGGTGGCAATGATGCCGTACACGGAAATCCTGTTTAAGCCCGGCAGCAAGTTCAGTTACTCGAATCTGGGAATCATTTTTCTGGGACGCGTGATTGAACAATTGTCCGGCGATAGTTTTGAAGTTTACGTGGACAAAAACATCTTCAAACCACTGGAAATGTATCGCAGCTACTTCGACACAACGCCGAACTTTTTGCTGAAAAACCGCTCGGCCAGTTACTGGTTGAAAGAGGGCAAGCTCAGCCCCGCGCGTTTCGACGTGGACACAGGGATTACGGTTTCCAATGGTGGGCTGAACGCTCCGCTGCCGGATATGGTCAAGTATCTGGGCTTTTTACTGGGAGATGTGCGGCGGCAAGCGATGTATGACCAAGTGCTCAAGCGTGCTTCATTGGAAGAAATGTTTCAACCACAGATTCCCATTGCCTCAACGGAAATCGTTGAGCCCCAAGGGCAAAATCGCAAAGACGCGATGGGACTGTGTTTCTTCATCGAAGACAACTTCAACCAGCATTTCATCGGTCACAGCGGAAGCCAAAACGGATTCATCTCGCACTTTTACATCCGCCCGGACACGCGCATGGCTTACATCGTCGCATTCAATACCCAGGTCACCGCGACGGAAAAGGATTCTTCACAGGACACACGAAGACTTGATCGGGAAATCAAGGATTACGTGTTTCAAAACATCTTCCCGCTTTTTGTGAAGAAGTGA
- a CDS encoding HD domain-containing protein, with amino-acid sequence MEKIFVRDFTPNQNISTTFLVKSKELRPKKTGGQFAMITFGDRTGDISGQWWDNFEDTIDTFDKDDIVFVRGLVNVYRNHLQIQIHKMRPCQPHEIDLAHYFPTTSFDIEEMFTDLMGIVREFDNPFLRQLLENIFADPEIARKFKRAPAAKTMHHPYLGGLLEHSLSLVKLCKKVGGHYSGIDIDLLQTGAVLHDFGKIDELCYERAFGYTNEGQMIGHLVMETIMVHEHIKQIDGFPDELRRHLLHLLLAHHGKLEYGSPKLPSTPEALMLAYLDDLDSKVEAMQRLISEPHATGDWTRISPMFERPIYRVRTNGIQATGDVATESPLAQAAAAATQPEKSEKKEAPARKPNVRPNSFNTPFEALADLVKPE; translated from the coding sequence ATGGAAAAAATCTTCGTCCGCGACTTCACGCCTAACCAAAACATCAGCACCACATTTTTGGTCAAATCCAAAGAACTGCGTCCCAAAAAAACGGGGGGCCAGTTCGCAATGATCACCTTTGGCGACCGCACAGGCGACATTTCCGGCCAATGGTGGGACAACTTTGAAGATACGATTGATACTTTCGACAAAGACGACATTGTGTTCGTCCGGGGACTGGTCAACGTTTATCGCAATCACCTGCAAATTCAGATTCACAAAATGCGCCCTTGCCAGCCGCACGAAATTGACCTGGCGCATTATTTTCCGACCACAAGTTTTGATATTGAAGAAATGTTCACGGATCTGATGGGAATCGTCCGTGAATTCGATAATCCGTTTTTGCGGCAATTGCTGGAAAACATTTTTGCCGATCCGGAAATCGCACGAAAATTCAAACGCGCGCCGGCGGCGAAAACAATGCACCACCCTTATCTGGGCGGTTTGCTGGAACATTCCTTGTCGCTGGTGAAGTTGTGCAAAAAAGTCGGCGGGCATTACTCCGGAATTGACATTGATTTGCTGCAAACTGGAGCCGTGCTTCACGATTTCGGAAAGATTGATGAGTTGTGTTACGAACGCGCTTTCGGCTACACCAACGAAGGCCAGATGATTGGCCATCTGGTGATGGAAACCATCATGGTTCATGAACACATCAAACAAATTGACGGATTTCCGGACGAATTGCGCCGCCATTTATTGCATCTGTTACTCGCGCATCACGGCAAACTGGAATACGGGTCGCCGAAGCTGCCTTCGACGCCGGAAGCATTGATGCTGGCGTATCTGGACGACCTGGATTCCAAAGTTGAAGCGATGCAACGGTTGATCAGCGAACCGCATGCAACCGGCGATTGGACGAGAATTTCCCCGATGTTTGAACGACCGATTTACCGTGTCCGCACGAACGGAATTCAGGCAACGGGTGATGTGGCAACGGAATCACCTCTTGCCCAGGCCGCTGCTGCTGCGACACAACCGGAAAAATCCGAAAAGAAAGAAGCTCCGGCACGAAAACCAAACGTCCGCCCCAACAGTTTCAATACACCGTTCGAAGCGTTGGCGGATTTGGTCAAACCCGAATAA
- a CDS encoding endonuclease/exonuclease/phosphatase family protein: MKQKTLSSAIKSLAFSLLLKIPKAAFLYVPFLTFAAFFGGAYWLLELTTHFRLQYFVLSCFFLLLFLALKLWRWAGVALICLVINSFYVVPWYLPSKPVQAIGSGQKLRLLLSNVLWENKNRAAVVETARREQPDVAFFQEVTYQWANELEALRPEFPHYRLVPAEEAGGMAMFSRIRVVKAEVAPLADYNGPALIVQINVGNQLVSIVSVHTPPPGGKENFDHRTEIFNQATEYLNSLPDPKILIGDLNTTMWSPYYKRFVEKIGLRNVREGFGILPSWPTFLPPMGIPIDQCLVSREVRVVSVRTGNRVGSDHLPLIVDLVIPQQ; the protein is encoded by the coding sequence ATGAAACAAAAAACTCTTTCCTCGGCGATCAAAAGCCTGGCATTTTCGCTGCTTTTGAAAATTCCCAAAGCCGCATTTCTTTATGTTCCATTTTTGACTTTCGCTGCCTTTTTCGGCGGCGCGTATTGGTTGTTGGAATTGACGACGCATTTCCGGCTTCAATACTTCGTCTTGTCGTGTTTCTTTTTATTGCTGTTTCTGGCGCTGAAACTATGGCGATGGGCGGGCGTGGCATTGATTTGCCTGGTGATCAATTCGTTTTATGTTGTGCCGTGGTATTTGCCGTCGAAGCCGGTTCAGGCAATCGGCAGCGGGCAGAAACTGCGGTTGCTGTTGTCCAATGTGCTGTGGGAGAACAAAAATCGCGCCGCCGTGGTGGAAACGGCCAGGCGAGAACAACCGGACGTGGCTTTCTTTCAAGAAGTTACCTATCAATGGGCAAACGAACTCGAAGCCTTGCGACCGGAGTTCCCGCATTACCGGTTGGTACCTGCGGAAGAAGCCGGAGGCATGGCAATGTTCAGCCGCATTCGGGTCGTGAAAGCCGAGGTTGCGCCGCTGGCTGATTACAATGGCCCCGCCCTGATTGTTCAAATCAATGTCGGCAACCAGTTGGTTTCGATTGTTTCGGTTCACACGCCTCCTCCCGGAGGAAAGGAAAATTTCGACCACAGAACCGAGATTTTCAATCAAGCTACAGAGTACCTAAACTCTCTGCCCGACCCCAAAATCCTGATCGGGGATTTGAATACAACCATGTGGTCGCCGTATTACAAACGCTTCGTCGAAAAAATCGGCTTGAGGAATGTGCGGGAGGGTTTTGGAATTCTGCCTTCGTGGCCGACATTTTTGCCGCCGATGGGCATTCCGATTGATCAATGCCTGGTCAGCCGTGAAGTACGCGTTGTCAGTGTGCGAACGGGCAACCGTGTCGGTTCGGATCATTTGCCATTGATTGTGGATTTGGTAATTCCGCAGCAGTGA
- the mfd gene encoding transcription-repair coupling factor — protein sequence MRVEFFGDEIDSIREFDPETQRSMREVKEALIAPMRDERASRDDFRRWAKLAREHWSDEKYERALRDRLVFADEGEQFQGWEYLMPLAAPLTASIFDYLQDAVLVVDEPAELEKQVRTTIEELQAGFDRAESIDELALAPEKLFLTPDELRKRIERFQRIELRLLGSAAFEFQEELSTEEVVVQSPGFSRNPTEASQPSEGGVPNGGAQNKFAAFTNRDSSAPLFLFPPEAEPIEVEIISHTVRRWHGHVADLARDLKQQSLLGNHTVFVLPSTGVADRIRKLLSEYEIAGVEIAEFGLWIADSQQSGVSRSPITLIVGDISVGFSLPAAHLSVYTEADIFDEAVHAAPPVKTSKKKRSQSAAFISDFRDLKIGDYVVHIDHGIGQFQGLIQIDTEGGESAAEVYARMIGDAQKTEKPKREFMLLTYADGAKLYVPVERLDLVQKFSSGEMSSPSLDKLGGIAWAKTKAKAKRAMRDMAEELLKLYAQRKLVTGYAFSGDTPWQQEFEAAFPYELTPDQAKAIDDAKHDMEQPTPMDRLLCGDVGYGKTEVAMRAAFKAVMEGKQVAVLTPTTVLAYQHFSNFRSRFAVFPARIELLSRFRSPKEQKEVVAAIEAGKVDIVVGTHRVLSRDLNFKDLGLVVVDEEQRFGVAHKERLKHLKKRVDVLTMSATPIPRTLNMSLLGVRDMSLIETPPRDRLAIQTNVVPFNEQIVRSAIEQELQRQGQVFFVHNRVESIHEVAALLQRFVPQARFIVAHGQMGEKEMEQAVLDFVDYKYDVLVATTIIENGIDIPRANTIIINRADAYGLSQLYQLRGRVGRSNRRAYAYLLIPSERELTPIARKRLAAIREFSDLGAGFRIAALDLELRGAGNLLGGQQSGHIDAIGFDLYTTMLERTVQELRGEEIEEDISTQLNLGVDVRIPDEYIFDMSHRLRTYKRIASAHDDEDLARIHEEITDRYGRMPESVENLFEYSSIRRAAQSLGILSIDRIKESFSIKLSEKAKIDPQKLMELLEENKAASFSPTGVLKVKFEANDLNDKRIFTELKTLLAGLLAD from the coding sequence ATGCGTGTTGAGTTTTTCGGCGATGAAATTGATTCGATCCGCGAATTCGATCCGGAAACGCAACGTTCCATGCGCGAAGTCAAAGAAGCCTTGATTGCTCCAATGCGCGATGAACGCGCCAGCCGGGACGATTTTCGCCGCTGGGCCAAACTGGCGCGCGAACATTGGAGCGATGAAAAGTACGAACGTGCGCTACGCGATCGGCTGGTGTTCGCCGACGAAGGTGAACAGTTCCAGGGCTGGGAATATCTGATGCCGCTCGCCGCGCCGCTGACCGCTTCGATTTTTGATTACTTGCAAGACGCTGTGCTGGTGGTGGATGAACCGGCGGAGTTGGAAAAACAAGTCCGCACGACGATTGAGGAATTACAGGCTGGATTTGACCGCGCCGAATCCATTGACGAACTGGCGCTGGCGCCGGAAAAACTGTTTTTGACGCCGGACGAATTACGCAAGCGAATTGAAAGGTTTCAACGCATTGAGTTGCGTTTACTGGGCAGTGCGGCGTTTGAGTTTCAGGAAGAGCTCAGCACAGAAGAAGTCGTCGTTCAGAGTCCCGGCTTCAGCCGGAACCCAACCGAAGCCAGTCAGCCGTCAGAAGGCGGTGTTCCGAATGGTGGCGCTCAAAACAAGTTCGCTGCCTTCACCAATCGCGATTCGTCCGCACCATTGTTTCTGTTCCCTCCCGAGGCCGAGCCGATAGAAGTGGAAATCATCTCGCATACGGTTCGTCGCTGGCATGGTCACGTCGCCGATTTGGCGCGCGACCTAAAACAACAATCGCTCCTCGGCAATCACACTGTCTTCGTTTTGCCCAGCACAGGCGTTGCCGACCGCATTCGCAAACTGCTCAGCGAATACGAAATCGCAGGTGTGGAGATTGCGGAATTCGGATTGTGGATTGCGGATTCCCAACAATCCGGTGTTTCGCGATCCCCCATCACCTTGATTGTCGGCGATATTTCGGTGGGATTTTCTCTGCCAGCGGCCCATCTGAGCGTTTACACCGAAGCGGACATTTTCGACGAAGCCGTTCACGCGGCTCCGCCCGTCAAAACGTCCAAAAAGAAACGCTCGCAATCCGCCGCGTTCATTTCCGACTTCCGAGATTTGAAGATCGGCGATTACGTCGTCCACATTGACCACGGCATTGGCCAGTTCCAGGGTTTAATCCAGATTGACACCGAAGGCGGTGAATCGGCTGCGGAAGTCTACGCGCGAATGATCGGCGACGCGCAAAAGACTGAAAAACCCAAGCGCGAATTCATGCTGCTGACGTATGCCGACGGCGCGAAGCTCTACGTGCCTGTCGAACGCCTGGATCTGGTGCAAAAATTTTCCAGTGGAGAAATGAGTTCGCCCTCGCTGGACAAACTCGGCGGTATTGCCTGGGCCAAAACCAAAGCCAAAGCCAAACGCGCCATGCGCGATATGGCCGAAGAGCTGTTGAAGCTGTACGCCCAGCGAAAACTCGTCACTGGTTACGCCTTCAGCGGCGACACGCCGTGGCAACAGGAATTTGAAGCCGCTTTCCCGTACGAACTGACGCCCGACCAAGCCAAAGCCATTGATGACGCCAAGCATGATATGGAACAACCGACGCCGATGGATCGCTTGCTGTGCGGCGATGTCGGCTATGGCAAAACCGAAGTCGCCATGCGCGCCGCGTTCAAAGCCGTGATGGAAGGCAAACAGGTCGCCGTGCTGACTCCGACGACAGTGTTGGCCTATCAACACTTTTCCAACTTCCGTTCGCGCTTCGCGGTATTTCCGGCGCGCATCGAATTGCTGTCGAGGTTTCGTTCACCAAAAGAACAGAAGGAAGTCGTAGCTGCCATCGAAGCCGGGAAAGTGGACATCGTCGTTGGCACACATCGCGTCTTGTCTCGCGATTTGAATTTCAAGGATTTGGGACTGGTCGTCGTGGACGAAGAGCAGCGCTTCGGCGTCGCACACAAAGAAAGGTTGAAGCATCTGAAAAAACGCGTGGACGTTTTGACGATGAGCGCCACGCCGATCCCGCGCACATTGAATATGTCGCTGCTGGGTGTGCGCGATATGTCGTTGATCGAAACGCCTCCGCGCGACCGGCTGGCGATTCAAACCAATGTCGTTCCCTTCAACGAACAAATTGTCCGCAGCGCCATCGAACAGGAATTGCAGCGGCAAGGCCAAGTCTTTTTCGTCCACAATCGAGTCGAATCCATCCACGAAGTAGCAGCATTGCTGCAACGATTCGTGCCGCAAGCGCGCTTCATCGTTGCGCACGGCCAAATGGGCGAAAAAGAGATGGAGCAAGCCGTGCTGGATTTTGTGGATTACAAATACGACGTGCTGGTGGCGACGACAATCATCGAAAACGGCATAGATATTCCGCGCGCCAATACCATCATTATCAATCGCGCCGATGCGTATGGCTTATCGCAGTTGTACCAGTTGCGCGGTCGTGTCGGACGATCGAATCGCCGGGCGTACGCATACCTGCTGATTCCTTCTGAACGCGAATTGACGCCGATTGCCCGAAAGCGGCTGGCAGCGATTCGCGAATTTTCCGATTTGGGCGCGGGCTTCCGCATTGCGGCGCTCGACCTGGAACTGCGCGGCGCGGGCAATTTGCTCGGCGGACAACAATCCGGCCACATTGATGCCATCGGATTCGATTTGTACACGACGATGCTGGAACGCACCGTACAGGAACTGCGCGGCGAAGAAATCGAAGAAGACATCAGCACACAACTCAACCTCGGCGTGGATGTGCGCATTCCCGACGAATACATTTTTGACATGAGCCATCGCCTGCGCACCTATAAACGAATCGCTTCGGCGCACGACGACGAAGACTTGGCGCGCATCCACGAAGAAATCACCGACCGGTATGGACGCATGCCCGAATCGGTCGAAAACCTGTTTGAGTATTCCAGCATCCGCCGCGCCGCCCAAAGCCTGGGTATCCTTTCGATTGACCGCATCAAGGAAAGTTTTTCGATCAAGCTGAGCGAAAAAGCGAAAATTGATCCTCAAAAACTGATGGAGCTTCTGGAAGAAAACAAAGCCGCCAGCTTTTCACCAACAGGGGTATTGAAAGTAAAGTTTGAGGCCAACGACCTGAACGACAAACGCATTTTTACGGAACTGAAAACATTGCTGGCAGGTTTGCTGGCTGACTAA
- a CDS encoding peptidyl-prolyl cis-trans isomerase: MRIKIFVLAAFLCSGWLVGCHPSSSRSNADDDKSPIIVEINGSAEHLLAFERFVKSRLSDFDDQNASDQVSNDKRRSQLLDEFIQRQLIVQKAAEKNIEPTDDEIRNALESQHKQTSATATNGEGQNSGGEGGQQNQVTLQGAERRLEIYNDLLTLKFYKTEVLKDVQVTPQEVEKYYTDNSSTYQGKNGFYVREIRVSSDTDAQKVYRQALAKPDDFAVLAKEHSEAPTAANGGLIYYEAQMLPPVLEQAITPLKVGSISRVIKSNYGFHIFKLEQRGESQPLEKVRKDIEDKLLSQKNQDLIEEFNKRSLAGAKIKIFRDRLGFNYTGGFGT; encoded by the coding sequence ATGCGCATTAAAATTTTTGTCCTTGCTGCGTTCTTGTGCAGCGGCTGGTTGGTTGGTTGCCACCCCTCATCATCGCGCTCCAACGCCGATGACGATAAATCGCCCATCATTGTCGAAATCAATGGTTCCGCGGAGCATTTGCTGGCCTTTGAGCGATTCGTTAAATCGCGGCTATCGGATTTTGACGACCAGAACGCATCCGACCAGGTTTCCAATGACAAACGGCGGAGCCAGTTGCTTGATGAATTCATACAACGCCAGTTGATCGTGCAAAAAGCTGCGGAAAAGAACATCGAACCGACCGATGACGAAATTCGCAACGCGCTGGAAAGTCAGCACAAACAAACCAGCGCAACCGCTACCAATGGCGAAGGGCAAAACAGCGGCGGTGAGGGTGGCCAGCAAAATCAGGTTACGCTTCAGGGTGCGGAACGGCGCCTGGAAATTTACAACGACTTGCTGACATTGAAGTTTTACAAGACGGAAGTTCTGAAAGATGTGCAGGTCACGCCTCAAGAAGTGGAAAAGTATTACACCGACAACAGTTCAACGTACCAAGGCAAGAACGGGTTTTACGTACGCGAAATCCGCGTCAGCAGCGATACCGATGCCCAGAAAGTTTATCGTCAGGCATTGGCCAAACCGGATGATTTTGCGGTTTTGGCCAAAGAACACTCCGAAGCTCCGACGGCTGCCAACGGTGGATTGATTTATTACGAAGCGCAGATGTTGCCGCCCGTACTGGAACAGGCAATCACTCCGCTGAAAGTCGGTTCCATCAGCCGGGTAATCAAATCAAATTACGGGTTTCATATTTTCAAACTCGAACAGCGCGGCGAATCCCAGCCGCTTGAAAAAGTTCGCAAAGACATTGAAGACAAATTGTTGAGCCAGAAAAATCAGGATCTGATCGAAGAATTTAACAAACGCTCTCTGGCCGGAGCCAAGATCAAAATTTTCCGCGACCGGCTGGGATTTAATTACACCGGCGGTTTCGGAACGTAA